The Bombus pascuorum chromosome 11, iyBomPasc1.1, whole genome shotgun sequence genome has a window encoding:
- the LOC132912300 gene encoding sideroflexin-2 — translation MGEERLDVDQPLWDLSTFVGRWKYFLWQTDFRTCTAGESQLLAAKKLCEDYKLGKEPAGTTREQIIYAKKLYESAFHPDTGDLQNVFGRMSFQVPGGMLITGAMLQFYKTNTAVVFWQWVNQSFNAFVNYTNRNANSPTTVSQLGLAYVSATSAAMITAIGCKSFWAKRASTLMARYVPFAAVAAANCVNIPLMRQNEITNGIDVNDENGNKLTKSKFAAVKGISQVVISRIVMCAPGMLILPPIMERLEKYTWMQKIKFLHAPIQVTLVGCFLTFMVPTACALFPQNCSIKSSDLKRWEPENYELLKKNCNSKDIPTYLYFNKGL, via the exons ATGGGGGAGGAGAGATTGGACGTCGACCAACCTCTATGGGATCTTAGCACCTTCGTAGGCAGATGGAAGTATTTCCTCTGGCAAACCGATTTCCGCACTTGTACCGCTGGTGAATCCCAGTTGTTAGCAGCAAAGAAATTATGCGAGGACTATAA ACTTGGGAAGGAGCCAGCTGGTACAACCCGGGAGCAAATCATCTATGCTAAGAAGCTTTACGAGTCGGCCTTTCATCCCGACACCGGTGACCTGCAGAATGTCTTCGGTAGAATGTCCTTTCAAGTGCCAGGTGGAATGCTTATCACTGGTGCTATGCTACAGTTTTACAA AACAAACACAGCTGTGGTTTTTTGGCAATGGGTGAACCAGTCGTTCAACGCGTTCGTTAACTATACGAACAGAAATGCCAACAGTCCTACGACCGTGTCTCAATTAGGACTGGCATACGTCAGTGCTACCTCAGCGGCTATGATAACGGCTATAGGATGCAAGTCCTTTTGGGCAAAACGAGCGAGCACTCTTATGGcg CGCTACGTGCCGTTCGCTGCCGTGGCAGCTGCAAATTGCGTGAACATTCCCCTGATGCGGCAGAACGAAATTACTAATGGAATCGACGTCAATGACGAGAATGGCAATAAGTTGACCAAGTCAAAA TTCGCCGCAGTTAAAGGTATCAGCCAAGTAGTCATCTCGAGAATTGTTATGTGTGCACCTGGCATGT TGATTCTACCACCCATCATGGAAAGACTAGAAAAATATACTTGGATGCAGAAGATCAAATTTTTGCACGCACCCATACAAGTTACGTTGGTCGGTTGTTt tCTGACGTTTATGGTTCCTACGGCGTGTGCGTTATTCCCGCAAAACTG ctcAATTAAATCTTCCGATTTGAAACGCTGGGAGCCTGAAAATTACGAACTTTTGAAGAAGAATTGTAACAGCAAAGATATACCCACATACTTATACTTCAACAAAGGTTTATAA
- the LOC132912292 gene encoding inhibitor of growth protein 3 isoform X1 — translation MLYLEDYVEMIEHLPQELRDRFTEMREMDLGVQNSMDSLEKKVKIFFANAKKMKPSEKEAEYEAIRREYYKTLEDADEKVHLANQMYDLVDRYLRRLDQELHKFKMELEADNKGITEILEKRSLELDQPPTNSSQKENRYSFTTSSRSRDNHSHSRAEKRRDSNASSTSIEKRLAIEKISPSLPESRPASANSGPIIAATSVPSTPTAIANSVGSVSYNLGHIGAGGNAIAAAASQAIAATQQMQHGRRTASLKASYEAINTGGVHAAEFSRELAGAAQTAIAAIQQETTKKHKKKVTAVPSSSVVAASVQQPVSPPVITTNTQVVDSDNPDWTYDPNEPRYCICNQVSYGDMVACDNSDCPFEWFHYPCVGITAPPKGKWYCPQCTSSMKRRGGRKN, via the exons ATGCTTTACTTGGAAGATTATGTTGAAA TGATCGAGCACCTACCACAAGAGTTAAGAGACCGGTTCACAGAAATGAGAGAAATGGACTTAGGTGTTCAGA ATTCAATGGAcagtttagaaaaaaaagtaaagattTTTTTTGCAAATGCAAAAAAGATGAAACCTAGTGAAAAGGAAGCAGAATATGAAGCTATTAGAAGAGAATATTACAAAACTTTAGAGGATGCAGATGAGAAGGTGCATTTAGCTAATCAGATGTATGACTTAGTAGATAGATATTTGAGAAGATTAGACCAGGAATTGCACAAATTTAAAATGGAGCTAGAAGCAGATAATAAAGGTATCACAGAAATACTGGAGAAAAGGTCATTGGAGCTAGATCAACCACCTACGAATAGTAGTCAAAAAGAGAATCGATATAGCTTTACAACATCCAGTAGGTCACGAGACAATCATAGTCATT ctCGAgcagaaaaaaggagagattCAAATGCATCTTCTACATCAATAGAAAAACGCTTAGctatagaaaaaatttctcCAAGTCTTCCTGAATCGCGACCAGCTTCTGCAAATTCAGGACCAATTATCGCCGCTACTAGCGTGCCATCTACCCCTACAGCAATCGCGAATTCTGTTGGTTCTGTGAGTTATAATCTCGGTCACATAGGAGCTGGTGGAAATGCTATAGCAGCTGCAGCATCACAAGCAATTGCTGCGACGCAACAAATGCAACATGGCAGACGTACTGCCAGCTTAAAAGCTAGTTACGAGGCCATTAACACTGGAGGTGTACATGCAGCCGAATTTAGTAGAGAATTAGCTGGCGCTGCTCAGACTGCCATTGCAGCTATACAGCAAGAAACAactaaaaaacataaaaa AAAAGTAACTGCTGTCCCAAGTTCGAGTGTAGTTGCTGCCTCTGTTCAGCAACCTGTATCACCTCCAGTTATAACTACAAATACACAAGTTGTAGATTCAGATAATCCAGATTGGACTTATGATCCAAATGAACCAAGATATTGTATATGTAATCAAGTATCTTATGGGGATATGGTTGCCTGTGACAATTCAGAT TGTCCTTTTGAATGGTTTCACTATCCATGTGTCGGTATCACAGCACCTCCAAAAGGAAAGTGGTACTGTCCTCAATGTACATCTTCTATGAAGAGACGTGGAGGTCGGAAAAACTGA
- the LOC132912292 gene encoding inhibitor of growth protein 3 isoform X2, with the protein MREMDLGVQNSMDSLEKKVKIFFANAKKMKPSEKEAEYEAIRREYYKTLEDADEKVHLANQMYDLVDRYLRRLDQELHKFKMELEADNKGITEILEKRSLELDQPPTNSSQKENRYSFTTSSRSRDNHSHSRAEKRRDSNASSTSIEKRLAIEKISPSLPESRPASANSGPIIAATSVPSTPTAIANSVGSVSYNLGHIGAGGNAIAAAASQAIAATQQMQHGRRTASLKASYEAINTGGVHAAEFSRELAGAAQTAIAAIQQETTKKHKKKVTAVPSSSVVAASVQQPVSPPVITTNTQVVDSDNPDWTYDPNEPRYCICNQVSYGDMVACDNSDCPFEWFHYPCVGITAPPKGKWYCPQCTSSMKRRGGRKN; encoded by the exons ATGAGAGAAATGGACTTAGGTGTTCAGA ATTCAATGGAcagtttagaaaaaaaagtaaagattTTTTTTGCAAATGCAAAAAAGATGAAACCTAGTGAAAAGGAAGCAGAATATGAAGCTATTAGAAGAGAATATTACAAAACTTTAGAGGATGCAGATGAGAAGGTGCATTTAGCTAATCAGATGTATGACTTAGTAGATAGATATTTGAGAAGATTAGACCAGGAATTGCACAAATTTAAAATGGAGCTAGAAGCAGATAATAAAGGTATCACAGAAATACTGGAGAAAAGGTCATTGGAGCTAGATCAACCACCTACGAATAGTAGTCAAAAAGAGAATCGATATAGCTTTACAACATCCAGTAGGTCACGAGACAATCATAGTCATT ctCGAgcagaaaaaaggagagattCAAATGCATCTTCTACATCAATAGAAAAACGCTTAGctatagaaaaaatttctcCAAGTCTTCCTGAATCGCGACCAGCTTCTGCAAATTCAGGACCAATTATCGCCGCTACTAGCGTGCCATCTACCCCTACAGCAATCGCGAATTCTGTTGGTTCTGTGAGTTATAATCTCGGTCACATAGGAGCTGGTGGAAATGCTATAGCAGCTGCAGCATCACAAGCAATTGCTGCGACGCAACAAATGCAACATGGCAGACGTACTGCCAGCTTAAAAGCTAGTTACGAGGCCATTAACACTGGAGGTGTACATGCAGCCGAATTTAGTAGAGAATTAGCTGGCGCTGCTCAGACTGCCATTGCAGCTATACAGCAAGAAACAactaaaaaacataaaaa AAAAGTAACTGCTGTCCCAAGTTCGAGTGTAGTTGCTGCCTCTGTTCAGCAACCTGTATCACCTCCAGTTATAACTACAAATACACAAGTTGTAGATTCAGATAATCCAGATTGGACTTATGATCCAAATGAACCAAGATATTGTATATGTAATCAAGTATCTTATGGGGATATGGTTGCCTGTGACAATTCAGAT TGTCCTTTTGAATGGTTTCACTATCCATGTGTCGGTATCACAGCACCTCCAAAAGGAAAGTGGTACTGTCCTCAATGTACATCTTCTATGAAGAGACGTGGAGGTCGGAAAAACTGA